A single window of Nicotiana sylvestris chromosome 3, ASM39365v2, whole genome shotgun sequence DNA harbors:
- the LOC104233422 gene encoding uncharacterized protein isoform X3: MSVGKLRIGATPAAMKADEGNDSLDTLIRQAIGKEPLFSFSRTGDGPVQWFQLLHGLEQQDNAGGWPMLTPLKLQKCEKCSREFYAPINYRRHMRLHRRALNFDKESRKYRDLLGAFWDKLSVDEIKEVVSLHDVSIKDLAGSSLVNDLATSLQKMAIWAHPQDYYEAGLALLEVIQGKPSKLPITSQELFSILDDASETTFLCAGTAESVQKYVFDGYAAKKGLEFKNLVACASFLFEQKLVKAWFADKDAEAMRCQKLLFEEEEAAQKRRAELLERKKLKKLRQKEQRAREQSNWERGDLEVPADSFEGPIAESSVRSAAASESSSSTPQVSDDISSCLELVQFSNNENMDIEAQLNISHPHLDLVEIQDVEPPPVSANSRRHFPHTQWQVAKSQRTGRNGFRNNQNHEVQNLEPIQKHGVIKDRGAPVNGSKIWTRKIRVQNGERLRLDPQKEAIDQNQRNCEVMIGSISVSMKNCSTHGQGNCPAVERDNFESIEPAMLQKLNHVQKPAKHDVLQGGSNGAAVKLWRPVSRHGSGRQDPGEDVISVKLDNRTSSTENNLRLCSRDNPTGKTKNYTCQVSDGNVLQGLGFCSVSAKAFLSQRWKEAISGDHVRLVLSDDIEVSGQSDTQNGSSEAAPRSADQDHGILVKADNQQANTGDLSFSSNGNSKVKFRQKPDKSTKIKCIPKQKKQKQKQALI, translated from the exons ATGTCGGTTGGAAAGCTCAGAATAGGTGCTACGCCAGCTGCAATGAAAGCCGATGAGGGAAATGATTCGCTTGATACTTTGATTAGGCAAGCCATAGGCAAGgagcctcttttttctttttcaagaacAGGGGATGGTCCTGTCCAGTGGTTTCAACTGCTTCATGGTTTAGAGCAGCAAG ATAATGCTGGTGGTTGGCCAATGCTAACACCGTTAAAACTTCAGAAGTGTGAAAAATGTTCTCGGGAATTTTATGCCCCTATAAATTATCGGAGACATATGCGTCTGCATCGTCGAGCTTTAAACTTTGATAAG GAATCTCGCAAATACAGGGATCTGCTGGGAGCATTTTGGGATAAG CTCTCAGTGGATGAGATTAAGGAAGTTGTATCGTTGCATGATGTTTCAATAAAG GACCTTGCTGGATCTTCACTTGTTAATGACCTGGCAACATCTCTGCAAAAGATGGCGATTTGGGCTCATCCTCAAGATTATTATGAGGCTGGTTTAGCTTTGTTG GAAGTCATCCAAGGTAAACCTTCCAAGCTTCCAATTACCTCTCAGGAATTATTTAGCATCCTTGATGATGCTAGCGAAACAACATTTTTATGTGCCGGCACAGCCGAGTCGGTGCAAAAATATGTTTTTGACGGGTATGCTGCCAAAAAAGGTCTCGAGTTTAAAAACTTGGTTGCTTGCGCTAGCTTCCTTTTTGAACAGAAACTG GTAAAAGCATGGTTCGCAGACAAAGATGCTGAAGCTATGAGATGCCAGAAGTTGCTTTTTGAGGAGGAAGAAGCTGCTCAAAAAAG ACGAGCTGAGCTGTTGGAACGGAAAAAGCTGAAAAAGCTTAGGCAGAAGGAACAGAGAGCAAGAGAGCAATCAAATTGGGAAAGGGGAGATTTGGAGGTACCTGCTGATTCTTTTGAAGGTCCAATAGCAGAATCTTCTGTCCGTTCAGCGGCAGCATCTGAATCCAGTTCTAGTACTCCCCAAGTATCTGATGATATTTCCTCCTGCCTTGAACTTGTTCAATTCTCTAACAATGAAAATATGGACATTGAAGCCCAACTAAATATCTCTCATCCGCACCTGGATCTAGTTGAAATTCAGGATGTTGAGCCCCCTCCAGTGTCTGCAAATAGTCGACGGCATTTCCCCCACACCCAGTGGCAAGTCGCAAAATCACAACGAACAGGGAGAAATGGTTTTCGTAACAACCAGAATCATGAAGTACAGAATCTTGAACCAATACAGAAGCATGGAGTTATTAAAGACCGAGGTGCCCCTGTTAATGGCAGTAAGATTTGGACAAGAAAAATTAGAGTGCAAAATGGTGAGCGCTTAAGGCTGGATCCGCAGAAAGAGGCAATTGATCAAAATCAGAGGAACTGTGAAGTGATGATTGGTTCTATATCTGTTTCAATGAAAAATTGCAGCACACATGGACAGGGTAACTGTCCTGCTGTCGAAAGAGATAACTTTGAAAGCATAGAGCCAGCCATGCTACAAAAGTTAAATCATGTACAGAAGCCAGCAAAGCACGATGTTCTTCAGGGTGGGTCAAATGGAGCAGCTGTGAAGCTCTGGAGGCCTGTGAGCAGGCATGGAAGTGGACGACAAGATCCTGGAGAGGATGTGATCTCTGTAAAGTTGGACAATCGGACTTCCTCCACTGAAAATAATTTGCGATTATGCTCGAGGGACAACCCTACTGGCAAGACTAAGAATTACACATGTCAGGTTTCAGATGGAAATGTTCTTCAAGGTCTGGGATTTTGCAGTGTTTCTGCGAAAGCTTTTCTATCTCAGA GATGGAAGGAGGCAATCTCGGGAGATCATGTTAGATTAGTCCTTTCCGATGACATTGAGGTTTCAGGACAGTCCGACACGCAAAATGGCAGTTCAGAAGCAGCCCCGCGGTCAGCTGATCAGGACCATGGTATTCTTGTCAAAGCCGACAACCAGCAGGCAAATACTGGAGATCTTAGTTTTTCGTCCAATGGCAACAGTAAGGTTAAGTTTAGGCAGAAGCCTGATAAGTCTACTAAGATAAAGTGCATTCCAaagcaaaaaaaacaaaaacaaaaacaagccTTAATTTAG
- the LOC104233423 gene encoding U-box domain-containing protein 32: MSGEIGVINAEGICDGENTVFVAVGKNVKEGKSILSWALKSFSVRRICILHVHPSNHLLSGKVSGTKLKQHMVKACQELERQKLHKFLNQYLLFLSQAGIQGGKVWLEMNNVEKGIIHIIEQHKIQWLVMGAAAETHYSKQLSELKSSKAKFVCQHAPIHCQIWFTCSSYLIHTRSKNCSHLTSKESLSSPKDNGGTKLHDHADDGYEDLNISEDTSMSDDKMVNVEIKGNYSLLRSKNKCETHLHRSTSLPILEEGGFHTKPSSDERSRLDHAENSKKSAFEESVKRWRAEEDAMEAIHMAEVSYKLSKEEEGRRKEKEEILAKQKEEVERMKIQHDLCLKELQMIQEKKLVLESQITESSYAAQELEEKIIQAVELLISFRKKRDELQIECDNAIKEVNQFRKLVEADTDEHCIKNFFSISFSDIIEATQNFDPTSKIGEGKLGSVYKGIIHNVKVAIKMLPACGSLSDSDFQHKAESLSRVRHPNLVTLMGICSESRSLTYEFLEKGNLEDHLAGRTKSRPLCWQHRIRIAVEICSALIFLHANDPCLVHGNLTLSNILLDAKFISKISDLGVHLLVSHNENSSIDGKFCGKDDPEASDPECIDKGQLTVESDVYSFGIILLRLLTARPASGIVREVKCAWESGNLGSVLDCSAGEWPTERANLLAYLALRCCAEDPLNRPNMLLEVWPTIEPMRDVCTPCPDSNTSSQGSKSQRRIPPHFVCPIFQEVMEDPYIAADGYTYEGDAIKGWLYSGHDTSPMTNLKLDTCDLIPNYALYRAIQEWQQQS; encoded by the exons ATGAGTGGTGAAATTGGAGTGATTAACGCGGAAGGGATCTGTGATGGGGAGAATACGGTGTTTGTAGCAGTGGGAAAGAATGTGAAGGAGGGAAAATCCATACTCTCATGGGCCTTGAAAAGCTTTTCTGTTAGGAGAATTTGTATTCTTCATGTCCACCCCTCCAATCATTTAC TGAGTGGGAAGGTTTCAGGTACAAAGCTGAAACAGCACATGGTGAAGGCATGCCAAGAACTTGAACGCCAAAAACTGCACAAATTTCTAAATCAGTATCTTCTCTTTTTATCCCAAGCTGGG ATACAGGGGGGTAAGGTGTGGCTTGAAATGAATAATGTGGAGAAAGGGATAATACATATTATTGAACAACACAAAATTCAGTGGCTAGTCATGGGAGCAGCAGCAGAGACTCATTACTCTAA ACAATTGTCAGAGCTCAAGTCCAGCAAAGCTAAATTCGTGTGCCAGCATGCACCAATCCACTGTCAAATTTGGTTTACTTGCAGCAGCTACCTGATACATACGAG ATCTAAGAACTGCTCTCATTTAACTAGCAAAGAGTCATTGTCGTCTCCAAAAGATAATGGAGGAACCAAATTGCATGATCATGCTGATGATGGATATGAAGATTTGAACATTTCGGAAGACACATCAATGTCAGATGACAAAATGGTCAATGTAGAGATCAAAGGAAACTATTCACTCTTGCGCTCAAAAAACAAGTGTGAAACACATTTACATCGTTCAACATCTCTTCCTATACTG GAAGAAGGAGGGTTTCACACGAAACCCTCTAGTGATGAAAGGAGTAGACTGGATCATGCTGAGAACTCCAAAAAAAGCGCATTTGAAGAGTCGGTAAAGCGATGGAGAGCTGAAGAAGATGCTATGGAGGCTATCCACATG GCTGAAGTGTCATATAAATTATCCAAGGAAGAGGAAGGTCGAAGGAAAGAAAAGGAGGAAATTTTGGCAAAGCAAAAGGAAGAAGTAGAAAGAATGAAGATTCAGCATGACCTGTGCCTGAAAGAACTTCAGATGATCCAGGAGAAGAAGCTTGTACTAGAAAGTCAAATAACTGAGTCCTCCTATGCAGCGCAGGAGTTAGAGGAGAAGATAATTCAAGCAGTGGAGCTTCTGATATCTTTTAGGAAGAAAAGGGATGAGCTGCAGATAGAGTGTGACAATGCAATTAAAGAAGTTAACCAATTCAGAAAGTTGGTGGAAGCTGATACTGATGAGCATTGTATCAaaaatttcttttcaatttctttttctgaCATCATAGAGGCTACACAAAATTTTGATCCAACCTCAAAGATTGGAGAAGGAAAACTCGGAAGTGTTTACAAGGGGATTATTCACAATGTAAAAGTAGCTATAAAGATGTTACCAGCTTGTGGTTCTTTAAGTGATTCAGATTTCCAACATAAG GCAGAAAGTTTGAGCAGGGTGAGGCATCCAAACCTTGTTACACTGATGGGGATTTGCTCAGAATCTAGGTCCCTTACCTATGAATTCCTTGAAAAGGGAAACCTTGAAGATCACCTGGCTGGCCGAACAAAATCCCGCCCTCTTTGTTGGCAACATCGGATAAGAATTGCTGTTGAGATATGCTCTGCTCTTATCTTTCTGCATGCCAATGACCCTTGCCTTGTCCACGGAAACTTGACACTTAGCAACATCCTCCTTGATGCTAAATTTATCAGCAAAATTAGTGATCTGGGAGTCCATCTCTTGGTTTCCCATAATGAGAATTCCAGTATTGATGGCAAATTCTGTGGTAAGGATGACCCAGAGGCTTCTGATCCAGAATGCATCGATAAGGGACAGCTTACTGTAGAATCTGATGTTTACTCATTCGGCATTATACTTTTACGACTTTTGACTGCAAGACCAGCTTCAGGTATAGTGAGGGAGGTCAAGTGTGCTTGGGAAAGTGGGAACTTGGGTTCAGTTTTGGACTGTTCAGCTGGTGAATGGCCAACTGAACGAGCGAACCTGTTAGCTTATCTAGCGTTGAGGTGCTGTGCGGAGGATCCTTTAAATCGACCTAATATGCTCTTAGAAGTCTGGCCAACAATTGAGCCAATGAGAGATGTATGCACACCATGCCCGGATTCAAATACTTCATCTCAGGGTTCCAAGAGTCAACGACGAATTCCTCCTCATTTTGTTTGTCCTATCTTCCAG GAAGTTATGGAAGATCCATACATAGCAGCAGATGGTTATACATATGAAGGTGATGCAATAAAAGGATGGCTGTATAGCGGACATGATACTTCTCCAATGACAAACCTCAAGCTGGATACCTGCGATCTAATTCCCAATTATGCTCTCTATCGCGCAATTCAGGAATGGCAGCAACAGTCCTGA
- the LOC104233422 gene encoding uncharacterized protein isoform X2 — translation MSVGKLRIGATPAAMKADEGNDSLDTLIRQAIGKEPLFSFSRTGDGPVQWFQLLHGLEQQDNAGGWPMLTPLKLQKCEKCSREFYAPINYRRHMRLHRRALNFDKESRKYRDLLGAFWDKLSVDEIKEVVSLHDVSIKVSTRFTLPVHDVSIKDLAGSSLVNDLATSLQKMAIWAHPQDYYEAGLALLEVIQGKPSKLPITSQELFSILDDASETTFLCAGTAESVQKYVFDGYAAKKGLEFKNLVACASFLFEQKLVKAWFADKDAEAMRCQKLLFEEEEAAQKRRAELLERKKLKKLRQKEQRAREQSNWERGDLEVPADSFEGPIAESSVRSAAASESSSSTPQVSDDISSCLELVQFSNNENMDIEAQLNISHPHLDLVEIQDVEPPPVSANSRRHFPHTQWQVAKSQRTGRNGFRNNQNHEVQNLEPIQKHGVIKDRGAPVNGSKIWTRKIRVQNGERLRLDPQKEAIDQNQRNCEVMIGSISVSMKNCSTHGQGNCPAVERDNFESIEPAMLQKLNHVQKPAKHDVLQGGSNGAAVKLWRPVSRHGSGRQDPGEDVISVKLDNRTSSTENNLRLCSRDNPTGKTKNYTCQVSDGNVLQGLGFCSVSAKAFLSQRWKEAISGDHVRLVLSDDIEVSGQSDTQNGSSEAAPRSADQDHGILVKADNQQANTGDLSFSSNGNSAHRIFALFGSLHWLLIFFYPPK, via the exons ATGTCGGTTGGAAAGCTCAGAATAGGTGCTACGCCAGCTGCAATGAAAGCCGATGAGGGAAATGATTCGCTTGATACTTTGATTAGGCAAGCCATAGGCAAGgagcctcttttttctttttcaagaacAGGGGATGGTCCTGTCCAGTGGTTTCAACTGCTTCATGGTTTAGAGCAGCAAG ATAATGCTGGTGGTTGGCCAATGCTAACACCGTTAAAACTTCAGAAGTGTGAAAAATGTTCTCGGGAATTTTATGCCCCTATAAATTATCGGAGACATATGCGTCTGCATCGTCGAGCTTTAAACTTTGATAAG GAATCTCGCAAATACAGGGATCTGCTGGGAGCATTTTGGGATAAG CTCTCAGTGGATGAGATTAAGGAAGTTGTATCGTTGCATGATGTTTCAATAAAGGTAAGTACCAGATTCACTTTACCTGTCCATGATGTTTCAATAAAG GACCTTGCTGGATCTTCACTTGTTAATGACCTGGCAACATCTCTGCAAAAGATGGCGATTTGGGCTCATCCTCAAGATTATTATGAGGCTGGTTTAGCTTTGTTG GAAGTCATCCAAGGTAAACCTTCCAAGCTTCCAATTACCTCTCAGGAATTATTTAGCATCCTTGATGATGCTAGCGAAACAACATTTTTATGTGCCGGCACAGCCGAGTCGGTGCAAAAATATGTTTTTGACGGGTATGCTGCCAAAAAAGGTCTCGAGTTTAAAAACTTGGTTGCTTGCGCTAGCTTCCTTTTTGAACAGAAACTG GTAAAAGCATGGTTCGCAGACAAAGATGCTGAAGCTATGAGATGCCAGAAGTTGCTTTTTGAGGAGGAAGAAGCTGCTCAAAAAAG ACGAGCTGAGCTGTTGGAACGGAAAAAGCTGAAAAAGCTTAGGCAGAAGGAACAGAGAGCAAGAGAGCAATCAAATTGGGAAAGGGGAGATTTGGAGGTACCTGCTGATTCTTTTGAAGGTCCAATAGCAGAATCTTCTGTCCGTTCAGCGGCAGCATCTGAATCCAGTTCTAGTACTCCCCAAGTATCTGATGATATTTCCTCCTGCCTTGAACTTGTTCAATTCTCTAACAATGAAAATATGGACATTGAAGCCCAACTAAATATCTCTCATCCGCACCTGGATCTAGTTGAAATTCAGGATGTTGAGCCCCCTCCAGTGTCTGCAAATAGTCGACGGCATTTCCCCCACACCCAGTGGCAAGTCGCAAAATCACAACGAACAGGGAGAAATGGTTTTCGTAACAACCAGAATCATGAAGTACAGAATCTTGAACCAATACAGAAGCATGGAGTTATTAAAGACCGAGGTGCCCCTGTTAATGGCAGTAAGATTTGGACAAGAAAAATTAGAGTGCAAAATGGTGAGCGCTTAAGGCTGGATCCGCAGAAAGAGGCAATTGATCAAAATCAGAGGAACTGTGAAGTGATGATTGGTTCTATATCTGTTTCAATGAAAAATTGCAGCACACATGGACAGGGTAACTGTCCTGCTGTCGAAAGAGATAACTTTGAAAGCATAGAGCCAGCCATGCTACAAAAGTTAAATCATGTACAGAAGCCAGCAAAGCACGATGTTCTTCAGGGTGGGTCAAATGGAGCAGCTGTGAAGCTCTGGAGGCCTGTGAGCAGGCATGGAAGTGGACGACAAGATCCTGGAGAGGATGTGATCTCTGTAAAGTTGGACAATCGGACTTCCTCCACTGAAAATAATTTGCGATTATGCTCGAGGGACAACCCTACTGGCAAGACTAAGAATTACACATGTCAGGTTTCAGATGGAAATGTTCTTCAAGGTCTGGGATTTTGCAGTGTTTCTGCGAAAGCTTTTCTATCTCAGA GATGGAAGGAGGCAATCTCGGGAGATCATGTTAGATTAGTCCTTTCCGATGACATTGAGGTTTCAGGACAGTCCGACACGCAAAATGGCAGTTCAGAAGCAGCCCCGCGGTCAGCTGATCAGGACCATGGTATTCTTGTCAAAGCCGACAACCAGCAGGCAAATACTGGAGATCTTAGTTTTTCGTCCAATGGCAACA GCGCCCACAGGATATTCGCACTCTTTGGTTCGCTGCACTGGCTGTTGATCTTTTTCTATCCTCCTAAGTGA
- the LOC104233422 gene encoding uncharacterized protein isoform X1, translated as MSVGKLRIGATPAAMKADEGNDSLDTLIRQAIGKEPLFSFSRTGDGPVQWFQLLHGLEQQDNAGGWPMLTPLKLQKCEKCSREFYAPINYRRHMRLHRRALNFDKESRKYRDLLGAFWDKLSVDEIKEVVSLHDVSIKVSTRFTLPVHDVSIKDLAGSSLVNDLATSLQKMAIWAHPQDYYEAGLALLEVIQGKPSKLPITSQELFSILDDASETTFLCAGTAESVQKYVFDGYAAKKGLEFKNLVACASFLFEQKLVKAWFADKDAEAMRCQKLLFEEEEAAQKRRAELLERKKLKKLRQKEQRAREQSNWERGDLEVPADSFEGPIAESSVRSAAASESSSSTPQVSDDISSCLELVQFSNNENMDIEAQLNISHPHLDLVEIQDVEPPPVSANSRRHFPHTQWQVAKSQRTGRNGFRNNQNHEVQNLEPIQKHGVIKDRGAPVNGSKIWTRKIRVQNGERLRLDPQKEAIDQNQRNCEVMIGSISVSMKNCSTHGQGNCPAVERDNFESIEPAMLQKLNHVQKPAKHDVLQGGSNGAAVKLWRPVSRHGSGRQDPGEDVISVKLDNRTSSTENNLRLCSRDNPTGKTKNYTCQVSDGNVLQGLGFCSVSAKAFLSQRWKEAISGDHVRLVLSDDIEVSGQSDTQNGSSEAAPRSADQDHGILVKADNQQANTGDLSFSSNGNSKVKFRQKPDKSTKIKCIPKQKKQKQKQALI; from the exons ATGTCGGTTGGAAAGCTCAGAATAGGTGCTACGCCAGCTGCAATGAAAGCCGATGAGGGAAATGATTCGCTTGATACTTTGATTAGGCAAGCCATAGGCAAGgagcctcttttttctttttcaagaacAGGGGATGGTCCTGTCCAGTGGTTTCAACTGCTTCATGGTTTAGAGCAGCAAG ATAATGCTGGTGGTTGGCCAATGCTAACACCGTTAAAACTTCAGAAGTGTGAAAAATGTTCTCGGGAATTTTATGCCCCTATAAATTATCGGAGACATATGCGTCTGCATCGTCGAGCTTTAAACTTTGATAAG GAATCTCGCAAATACAGGGATCTGCTGGGAGCATTTTGGGATAAG CTCTCAGTGGATGAGATTAAGGAAGTTGTATCGTTGCATGATGTTTCAATAAAGGTAAGTACCAGATTCACTTTACCTGTCCATGATGTTTCAATAAAG GACCTTGCTGGATCTTCACTTGTTAATGACCTGGCAACATCTCTGCAAAAGATGGCGATTTGGGCTCATCCTCAAGATTATTATGAGGCTGGTTTAGCTTTGTTG GAAGTCATCCAAGGTAAACCTTCCAAGCTTCCAATTACCTCTCAGGAATTATTTAGCATCCTTGATGATGCTAGCGAAACAACATTTTTATGTGCCGGCACAGCCGAGTCGGTGCAAAAATATGTTTTTGACGGGTATGCTGCCAAAAAAGGTCTCGAGTTTAAAAACTTGGTTGCTTGCGCTAGCTTCCTTTTTGAACAGAAACTG GTAAAAGCATGGTTCGCAGACAAAGATGCTGAAGCTATGAGATGCCAGAAGTTGCTTTTTGAGGAGGAAGAAGCTGCTCAAAAAAG ACGAGCTGAGCTGTTGGAACGGAAAAAGCTGAAAAAGCTTAGGCAGAAGGAACAGAGAGCAAGAGAGCAATCAAATTGGGAAAGGGGAGATTTGGAGGTACCTGCTGATTCTTTTGAAGGTCCAATAGCAGAATCTTCTGTCCGTTCAGCGGCAGCATCTGAATCCAGTTCTAGTACTCCCCAAGTATCTGATGATATTTCCTCCTGCCTTGAACTTGTTCAATTCTCTAACAATGAAAATATGGACATTGAAGCCCAACTAAATATCTCTCATCCGCACCTGGATCTAGTTGAAATTCAGGATGTTGAGCCCCCTCCAGTGTCTGCAAATAGTCGACGGCATTTCCCCCACACCCAGTGGCAAGTCGCAAAATCACAACGAACAGGGAGAAATGGTTTTCGTAACAACCAGAATCATGAAGTACAGAATCTTGAACCAATACAGAAGCATGGAGTTATTAAAGACCGAGGTGCCCCTGTTAATGGCAGTAAGATTTGGACAAGAAAAATTAGAGTGCAAAATGGTGAGCGCTTAAGGCTGGATCCGCAGAAAGAGGCAATTGATCAAAATCAGAGGAACTGTGAAGTGATGATTGGTTCTATATCTGTTTCAATGAAAAATTGCAGCACACATGGACAGGGTAACTGTCCTGCTGTCGAAAGAGATAACTTTGAAAGCATAGAGCCAGCCATGCTACAAAAGTTAAATCATGTACAGAAGCCAGCAAAGCACGATGTTCTTCAGGGTGGGTCAAATGGAGCAGCTGTGAAGCTCTGGAGGCCTGTGAGCAGGCATGGAAGTGGACGACAAGATCCTGGAGAGGATGTGATCTCTGTAAAGTTGGACAATCGGACTTCCTCCACTGAAAATAATTTGCGATTATGCTCGAGGGACAACCCTACTGGCAAGACTAAGAATTACACATGTCAGGTTTCAGATGGAAATGTTCTTCAAGGTCTGGGATTTTGCAGTGTTTCTGCGAAAGCTTTTCTATCTCAGA GATGGAAGGAGGCAATCTCGGGAGATCATGTTAGATTAGTCCTTTCCGATGACATTGAGGTTTCAGGACAGTCCGACACGCAAAATGGCAGTTCAGAAGCAGCCCCGCGGTCAGCTGATCAGGACCATGGTATTCTTGTCAAAGCCGACAACCAGCAGGCAAATACTGGAGATCTTAGTTTTTCGTCCAATGGCAACAGTAAGGTTAAGTTTAGGCAGAAGCCTGATAAGTCTACTAAGATAAAGTGCATTCCAaagcaaaaaaaacaaaaacaaaaacaagccTTAATTTAG
- the LOC104233422 gene encoding uncharacterized protein isoform X4, with product MCYKDLAGSSLVNDLATSLQKMAIWAHPQDYYEAGLALLEVIQGKPSKLPITSQELFSILDDASETTFLCAGTAESVQKYVFDGYAAKKGLEFKNLVACASFLFEQKLVKAWFADKDAEAMRCQKLLFEEEEAAQKRRAELLERKKLKKLRQKEQRAREQSNWERGDLEVPADSFEGPIAESSVRSAAASESSSSTPQVSDDISSCLELVQFSNNENMDIEAQLNISHPHLDLVEIQDVEPPPVSANSRRHFPHTQWQVAKSQRTGRNGFRNNQNHEVQNLEPIQKHGVIKDRGAPVNGSKIWTRKIRVQNGERLRLDPQKEAIDQNQRNCEVMIGSISVSMKNCSTHGQGNCPAVERDNFESIEPAMLQKLNHVQKPAKHDVLQGGSNGAAVKLWRPVSRHGSGRQDPGEDVISVKLDNRTSSTENNLRLCSRDNPTGKTKNYTCQVSDGNVLQGLGFCSVSAKAFLSQRWKEAISGDHVRLVLSDDIEVSGQSDTQNGSSEAAPRSADQDHGILVKADNQQANTGDLSFSSNGNSKVKFRQKPDKSTKIKCIPKQKKQKQKQALI from the exons ATGTGCTACAAG GACCTTGCTGGATCTTCACTTGTTAATGACCTGGCAACATCTCTGCAAAAGATGGCGATTTGGGCTCATCCTCAAGATTATTATGAGGCTGGTTTAGCTTTGTTG GAAGTCATCCAAGGTAAACCTTCCAAGCTTCCAATTACCTCTCAGGAATTATTTAGCATCCTTGATGATGCTAGCGAAACAACATTTTTATGTGCCGGCACAGCCGAGTCGGTGCAAAAATATGTTTTTGACGGGTATGCTGCCAAAAAAGGTCTCGAGTTTAAAAACTTGGTTGCTTGCGCTAGCTTCCTTTTTGAACAGAAACTG GTAAAAGCATGGTTCGCAGACAAAGATGCTGAAGCTATGAGATGCCAGAAGTTGCTTTTTGAGGAGGAAGAAGCTGCTCAAAAAAG ACGAGCTGAGCTGTTGGAACGGAAAAAGCTGAAAAAGCTTAGGCAGAAGGAACAGAGAGCAAGAGAGCAATCAAATTGGGAAAGGGGAGATTTGGAGGTACCTGCTGATTCTTTTGAAGGTCCAATAGCAGAATCTTCTGTCCGTTCAGCGGCAGCATCTGAATCCAGTTCTAGTACTCCCCAAGTATCTGATGATATTTCCTCCTGCCTTGAACTTGTTCAATTCTCTAACAATGAAAATATGGACATTGAAGCCCAACTAAATATCTCTCATCCGCACCTGGATCTAGTTGAAATTCAGGATGTTGAGCCCCCTCCAGTGTCTGCAAATAGTCGACGGCATTTCCCCCACACCCAGTGGCAAGTCGCAAAATCACAACGAACAGGGAGAAATGGTTTTCGTAACAACCAGAATCATGAAGTACAGAATCTTGAACCAATACAGAAGCATGGAGTTATTAAAGACCGAGGTGCCCCTGTTAATGGCAGTAAGATTTGGACAAGAAAAATTAGAGTGCAAAATGGTGAGCGCTTAAGGCTGGATCCGCAGAAAGAGGCAATTGATCAAAATCAGAGGAACTGTGAAGTGATGATTGGTTCTATATCTGTTTCAATGAAAAATTGCAGCACACATGGACAGGGTAACTGTCCTGCTGTCGAAAGAGATAACTTTGAAAGCATAGAGCCAGCCATGCTACAAAAGTTAAATCATGTACAGAAGCCAGCAAAGCACGATGTTCTTCAGGGTGGGTCAAATGGAGCAGCTGTGAAGCTCTGGAGGCCTGTGAGCAGGCATGGAAGTGGACGACAAGATCCTGGAGAGGATGTGATCTCTGTAAAGTTGGACAATCGGACTTCCTCCACTGAAAATAATTTGCGATTATGCTCGAGGGACAACCCTACTGGCAAGACTAAGAATTACACATGTCAGGTTTCAGATGGAAATGTTCTTCAAGGTCTGGGATTTTGCAGTGTTTCTGCGAAAGCTTTTCTATCTCAGA GATGGAAGGAGGCAATCTCGGGAGATCATGTTAGATTAGTCCTTTCCGATGACATTGAGGTTTCAGGACAGTCCGACACGCAAAATGGCAGTTCAGAAGCAGCCCCGCGGTCAGCTGATCAGGACCATGGTATTCTTGTCAAAGCCGACAACCAGCAGGCAAATACTGGAGATCTTAGTTTTTCGTCCAATGGCAACAGTAAGGTTAAGTTTAGGCAGAAGCCTGATAAGTCTACTAAGATAAAGTGCATTCCAaagcaaaaaaaacaaaaacaaaaacaagccTTAATTTAG